In the Juglans microcarpa x Juglans regia isolate MS1-56 chromosome 6D, Jm3101_v1.0, whole genome shotgun sequence genome, one interval contains:
- the LOC121234475 gene encoding 40S ribosomal protein S30-like, with the protein MDKVHGSLACAGKVRGQTPKVAKQDKKKKLRSRAHKRMQYNRRFVTAVVGYGKKCGPNSSEK; encoded by the coding sequence ATGGATAAGGTTCACGGATCGCTGGCATGTGCCGGAAAGGTGAGGGGTCAGACTCCAAAGGTGGCCAAGCaggacaagaagaagaagctgcGAAGCCGCGCCCACAAGCGTATGCAGTACAATCGTCGCTTCGTCACCGCTGTAGTTGGATATGGGAAAAAGTGTGGACCCAATTCTTCAGAGAAGTAA
- the LOC121234474 gene encoding uncharacterized protein LOC121234474, whose protein sequence is MSSSSFAKRTLGQAHCFCKVDATLRYSSTPRNPGRPFLGCPKYNTEGLPYCKFFKWADSNQEIELHLQERNNDLLRREKEVEKTLDDVEKMKTELRKRVDEIEKKELVVLNREIVVSTREKVLLEQETVMRRGRTLHRVFWAFLFVVAFYLVVYK, encoded by the exons ATGTCTTCTTCATCGTTTGCAAAACGTACTTTGGGACAAGCACATTGCTTCTGTAAGGTCGATGCGACATTGAGATATTCAAGTACTCCAAGAAATCCAGGACGACCCTTCTTAGGGTGTCCAAAGTACAATACAGAG GGATTaccatattgtaaatttttcaaGTGGGCAGATAGTAATCAAGAGATTGAGTTACATCTTCAAGAAAGAAACAATGATCTGTTAAGGAGGGAGAAGGAGGTCGAGAAGACGCTGGACGATGTGGAAAAGATGAAGACTGAGCTCCGTAAAAGAGTGGATGAAATCGAGAAGAAAGAGCTGGTGGTATTGAATAGAGAGATAGTGGTATCCACAAGAGAGAAGGTGCTTCTGGAACAAGAAACTGTAATGAGGCGGGGACGGACACTACATCGggtgttttgggcttttttattTGTGGTTGCATTTTACTTGGTAgtttataagtaa